One part of the Haliotis asinina isolate JCU_RB_2024 chromosome 2, JCU_Hal_asi_v2, whole genome shotgun sequence genome encodes these proteins:
- the LOC137272587 gene encoding uncharacterized protein, translated as MQLKLVCVFVALICYGEARDYTPVWTDMLNNNSPPLTTTLIGLFFRGMMRPTPDASTPTATTRDDFKFFWMNAYVEPEKIADGLFSFFDGTKDNVITEDDIQPMMNIADTDGSGTISRAEFNAYMDLAYAYAENQRLLPGGIVHHNTHPHDHVHNVHVPNGRPFLAVG; from the exons CTATGGTGAGGCGCGGGATTACACGCCAGTCTGGACAGACATGCTGAACAACAACTCACCACCCCTAACAACGACTTTGATCGGGTTGTTTTTTAGGGGAATGATGAGACCAA CACCGGACGCCTCAACGCCAACAGCCACGACAAGGGATGACTTTAAGTTCTTCTGGATGAACGCCTACGTAGAACCTGAGAAAATTGCCGACGGTCTCTTCTCCTTCTTCGACGGCACCAAAGATAACGTCATCACCGAGGACGACATCCAGCCCATGATGAACATAGCTGACACTGATG gGAGCGGAACTATCTCAAGAGCTGAGTTCAACGCTTACATGGATCTG GCGTACGCTTACGCAGAGAACCAACGTCTGCTGCCTGGCGGGATCGTCCACCACAACACCCACCCACACGACCACGTCCACAACGTCCACGTCCCAAATGGAAGACCCTTCCTCGCGGTAGGATAA